Within the Argonema galeatum A003/A1 genome, the region GTAACAAACCCATATTTGGGATAAGATGTTAAATTATCCGTTTTGTCTCAATCTATTTATTTATACTTCTCACAGGCTTCATCCACCGGATGCGGCATAGTCAACTAGCTGAGATATTCTCTGGCGCAAGGTTTCTAAGCCGAGACGTTGACCCGCTGAAATAAACACGGCTTGGGGAAACTCTTCTTGCGCCAGTGCTAGAGTGTCGCCATCTACTCGATCGATCTTGTTAAAAGCGATCAAAGCTGGGCCTGGGGTAACTGGCATTTCTGTCAAGATAGCCATAACGGAACGAATCTGACTTTGCCACGCCGGATGGGACAGATCCACGACATGAACCAAGGCGTCGGCTTCGGTGACTTCCTCTAAAGTGGCCCGGAAGGCATCCATCAAAGCGGGAGGGAGTTCGTTAATAAATCCAACCGTGTCTGTGAGGACGATCGCCAGCGGTTCCCCTGTTGCGGCGTCGGGAATTACGAGGCGTCGCGTGGTGGGGTCAAGGGTGGCGAACAATTGGTCAGCCGTATACACCTCGGCGTTGGTCAGTACATTTAATAATGTAGATTTGCCAGCGTTGGTATATCCCACCAAAGCTACGGAAGGAACTTCTTTGTGCTGTCGGTTCTGGCGCAGGCGAGTTCGATGCGCTTGCAGTTGATCCACTTCCTGTTGCAATCTGGCAATGCGGCGCTGAATGGCTCGACGTTCGGTTTCCAGCTTGGTTTCACCCGGCCCGCGAGTACCTATACCGCCGCCTAAACGCGACATGGCTTGACCTCTACCTGTCAGTCGCGGCAGCATATATTCTAACTGGGCTAATTCTACTTGCAATTTCCCAGCACCGGATTGAGCGCGTTGGGCAAATATATCTAGAATTACTTCGGTGCGATCGACTACCCGAAGACCGATTTGGGTTTCTAAGTTGCGAATTTGCGAGGGTGAGAGGTCGCGATCGAATACTATTAAGTTGGCTCCCAGTGTCTGAGCGGTGAGGGCGATTTCTTGGACTTTTCCTTCCCCGACTACTGTTTGGGGATGGAGACGCGATCGCTTTTGTTGTACTGTCTGCAATACTTCTCCCCCAGCAGTATCCACCAATCGCGCCAATTCCTCCAGACTGTTCCGAAATTGTTGAGCCGTCATTCTTTCTGTCATCAACCCAACTAGGAGTACGCGATCGCGATCGCTGTCTACCTCTTGTGCGACAAATTCTCGCTGAAACTCGGCTTCCAGACTGTTCACCAGATCCAGAAAATCCTGCTTGCACAAAACATCCAGACTCATTGGCGAGGATACAATCCAACCACTTTCCAAAGATAATGGTTCAGCAACGCCATCTCGCATCTGCACCGGATTTGGGACTAGATGAGCTAGATATGTTTCTTTGACATAGCCAAAAGCTCCCCCACCCCGTCGCTCAAACCCAGTCCCGGTAGCGTTCAGGATAACTAGGGCGTCTAACCGCTGGATTGCCATTGCGGTTAAGGCTATTTCATTGGGGATTTCTGGCTTCAGTTGGGTCGCTATGCAGCGAATACCGCTTAGTCGTTCTGCACCGTAGCGGGGTAGTTCCCTTGGTGGAATTTGGGTTTGACGGGGAGTTCCCACGCCTACCCGAATCACCTGTCCCCGGCGGTTGATGTATACGCAGAGGGGTTGGCTGATTTCGCTGCTAATTTCGCCCAAGCTTTCGGCAAATTCCGGCGTGGTAATGCGATCGCCAGGAAGGCGCTGATGATACAGCTTTTGCAACTGCTTAAGCTGACTGGATTTTAAACCTTGTAGATTGCCGTAAATAGTTTCGATAGTAGTTCTCGATCGTAACTTGAGTTTATCTAGCAGATTGCCAGTTTATGAAGTACACCCCAGAAACCCGGTTTCTTCAAGAAACCGGGTTTCTTCGTACCTCACTTACCTGAAAAGTGCGGTAAGTTCTATTACCCATCTATTTTAACTAAAAACGTACTTACACCTTCACTCTACGGAATGATTCGGATTAATTTCTCCTGTTGAAAAATCCCATCAACCTTTGGATCGGTTTTCTGAATACGGATGTTTCCTCTATCCCCGATGCCTTGTCATAGCTATGGTATCCTTCTTTGTAGCGTCCCAAGTGAGATAGGGCTGCACCTCGGAAAGTCCAAGCTTCGCGATCGTCTGGTTGAATTTCTAGAGCCTTGTTACAGCTGGATAGCGCTTCTTCATAACGGTGCAGATGGATCAGCACAACACCCCGAAATACCCAAGCTGCGTAGTCTTGAGGTTCCAGTTCTAAAGCTTTGTCGAAACTGGCGAGCGCTTCTTCATAGCGACCTAAGTTAGCCAGGGCATCACCGCGATCGTACCATAGTTTGTGATTATTCGCGTGAATTCCTAGAGCTTTGTTACAATTAACAACTGTCTCCTTGTAGCGTTTGAGGCTCATCATAGGTTCCCTCGCTCAGGAATTGGGCGTTTGAATTTATTTATTTTAGATGTATTTATACCACAAGATGCGATCGATCTTTGGATATCGTTAAGATTTTGGGTATTCTGCCACTTTTTTACAGCAGAAGGGCGATCGCTTCCATAAAGATTCAAACTAATCTTGGGATAAAGTTGATGAGTTCTGATTTAGCGCGTCAAGCCAATTAAATTTAAGCAGCTTTTCAATATCTGACTCAATTTTTGGCATCCTAATTTTTGCATTATAGTAGTTCGGATCTGGTTTAGCTGCCCTTTTAGTTGAGCTTGGAAGAATTCAGGTTTAATTTCTGCAACTTTATTAAAACATTCAATAGCTTGCTTAATCCGGCGTAATTTTCTCAATGCTACGCCTCGGTTCCACCAAGCTAGGTGGTCATCCGGTTTAAATTTCAAAGCCTGGTCATAAGATGCGATCGCCTCTTCTAATCTTCCTAAATTATGTAGCGCAAACCCCCGCTTGTACCAGTCTTCATTTTTATCTGGGTTAATTTTCCAAGCTTCCTCGAAACTAGCAATTGCTTCTTCATCACGCCCTAGTTGCTTTAGGACAAAGCCGATATCATTGTAACATCCTAGACAATTTACATCACTTTTTTCGGCTTCTCTATAGCTTGCAAGTGCTTCTTCATAGCGACCTATTGCTTTCAACGAAATACCCTTATTGTGCCAAGCATAGTGATCATCAGGTTTAATATCCAAAGCGCGATCGAAAGATGCGATCGCTTCTTCATAGCGTCCTAAATTACCTAGCGCAATTCCCCGATTGTACCAGGCTTCATCATCTGGTTTAATCTCGGCTTTATCTGTGTTAATTTTAAAAGCTTCCTCGAAACTAAGAATTGCCTCTTCATCGCGTCCTAATTGCTTTAGTACAAAGCCCATATCATTCCAGCAACTATGACAATTTACGTCACTTTTTTGGGCTTTTTTATAGCTTGCAAGTGCTTCTTCATAGCGACCTATTTTTTTCAATGAAATACCCCGGTTGTGCCAAGCATAGTGATCGTCAGATTTAATTGCTAAAGCGCAATCGTATGATGCGATCGCTTCTTCATAGCGTCCTAAATTACCTAGCGCAATTCCCCGATAGTTCCAGGCTCCATCATTATCTGGTTTAATGGCTAAAGAGCGATCGTAAGATGCGATCGCTT harbors:
- the hflX gene encoding GTPase HflX, with product MQKLYHQRLPGDRITTPEFAESLGEISSEISQPLCVYINRRGQVIRVGVGTPRQTQIPPRELPRYGAERLSGIRCIATQLKPEIPNEIALTAMAIQRLDALVILNATGTGFERRGGGAFGYVKETYLAHLVPNPVQMRDGVAEPLSLESGWIVSSPMSLDVLCKQDFLDLVNSLEAEFQREFVAQEVDSDRDRVLLVGLMTERMTAQQFRNSLEELARLVDTAGGEVLQTVQQKRSRLHPQTVVGEGKVQEIALTAQTLGANLIVFDRDLSPSQIRNLETQIGLRVVDRTEVILDIFAQRAQSGAGKLQVELAQLEYMLPRLTGRGQAMSRLGGGIGTRGPGETKLETERRAIQRRIARLQQEVDQLQAHRTRLRQNRQHKEVPSVALVGYTNAGKSTLLNVLTNAEVYTADQLFATLDPTTRRLVIPDAATGEPLAIVLTDTVGFINELPPALMDAFRATLEEVTEADALVHVVDLSHPAWQSQIRSVMAILTEMPVTPGPALIAFNKIDRVDGDTLALAQEEFPQAVFISAGQRLGLETLRQRISQLVDYAASGG
- a CDS encoding tetratricopeptide repeat protein; this encodes MMSLKRYKETVVNCNKALGIHANNHKLWYDRGDALANLGRYEEALASFDKALELEPQDYAAWVFRGVVLIHLHRYEEALSSCNKALEIQPDDREAWTFRGAALSHLGRYKEGYHSYDKASGIEETSVFRKPIQRLMGFFNRRN
- a CDS encoding tetratricopeptide repeat protein; translated protein: MQLQLSEWDKDLPADPEEEYEALVRSLSWSDGFGLIFVRCSPAEAERLIVRVKKDVREKNIEVLRLKNPIDNFYEIVDSLENKEKIDILFVTGLEYSLYGYEELYKETKLKDSRERYGYSLKGVPRVLGHLNLRRENFRDNFNICFVFILPRFGLKYFIRRAPDFFDWRSGVFEFPTDGELLEKESVRIIQEGDYEKYRNLTPQERSQKILEIEDLLAEENQTLSNRGDLLFELGRVFAAGEEYEEAIASFDRALAIKPDDDAAWNNRGFALYNLGRYEEAIASYDRSLAIKPDNDGAWNYRGIALGNLGRYEEAIASYDCALAIKSDDHYAWHNRGISLKKIGRYEEALASYKKAQKSDVNCHSCWNDMGFVLKQLGRDEEAILSFEEAFKINTDKAEIKPDDEAWYNRGIALGNLGRYEEAIASFDRALDIKPDDHYAWHNKGISLKAIGRYEEALASYREAEKSDVNCLGCYNDIGFVLKQLGRDEEAIASFEEAWKINPDKNEDWYKRGFALHNLGRLEEAIASYDQALKFKPDDHLAWWNRGVALRKLRRIKQAIECFNKVAEIKPEFFQAQLKGQLNQIRTTIMQKLGCQKLSQILKSCLNLIGLTR